The genomic window GACCGTGGCCTCGCCGTAGGCATAGAGCAGCTTGGCTCCGCGGCGGATGATTCCGTTGAATTCCTGGCCTGTTCCTGGCAGGAATCCCGGTACGTCGACGAGGGTGATGATCGGAACGTTGAACGCATCGCACGTGCGCACGAAGCGTGCGGCCTTTTCGGAGGCGTCGATGTCCAACGTGCCGGCGAACTGCGTGGGCTGGTTGGCGACGATGCCGACGCTGCGGCCGTCGACGCGCCCGTAGCCGATGATGATGTTGCGGGCGCGGCCTTCCTGGACCTCGAGGAATTCGTCGTCGTCGAGGATGCGGCGGATGACCTCGTGCATGTCGTACGGGGTGTTCGGAGAATCCGGGATCAGGGTGTCGAGTTCGAGGTCCTCGGCGGTGAGGTTGTCCTCGATGGCGCCGTCGATCGGATCCGTCGGGATGGTTCGTGGTGCTTCTGCGCGGTTGTTGCTCGGCAGGTAGCCCAGGAGGTCGCGGACGTAGTCGAGGGCGTCCTGCTCGCCGGAGGCGACGTAGTGCGCGACGCCGGACTTCTCCATGTGGGTGTGTGCGCCGCCGAGTTCTTCCATGGTGACGTTCTCGCCGGTGACGGTCTTGATCACGTCGGGTCCGGTGACGAACATCTGCGAGGTGCCGTCGACCATGACGACGAAGTCGGTCAGCGCGGGGGAGTAGACGTGCCCACCTGCGGCGGGTCCCATGATGAGCGAGATCTGGGGGATGACGCCGGACGCCTGGACGTTGCGGTGGAAGATCTCACCGTAGAGGCCGAGGGAGACAACGCCTTCCTGGATCCGTGCGCCTGCACCTTCGTTGATACCGACCAGGGGGCGGCCGGTCTTGATGG from Rhodococcus sp. P1Y includes these protein-coding regions:
- a CDS encoding acyl-CoA carboxylase subunit beta, with the protein product MTSVQDPTAQDTADKPDIHTTAGKLADLRRRREAAMAPSGEAAIEKVHAKGKLTARERITALLDDGSFVEMDALARHRSQNFGLGENRPFGDGVVTGYGTIDGRDVCIFSQDATVFGGSLGEIYGEKIVKVMDLAIKTGRPLVGINEGAGARIQEGVVSLGLYGEIFHRNVQASGVIPQISLIMGPAAGGHVYSPALTDFVVMVDGTSQMFVTGPDVIKTVTGENVTMEELGGAHTHMEKSGVAHYVASGEQDALDYVRDLLGYLPSNNRAEAPRTIPTDPIDGAIEDNLTAEDLELDTLIPDSPNTPYDMHEVIRRILDDDEFLEVQEGRARNIIIGYGRVDGRSVGIVANQPTQFAGTLDIDASEKAARFVRTCDAFNVPIITLVDVPGFLPGTGQEFNGIIRRGAKLLYAYGEATVGKITIITRKAYGGAYDVMGSKHMGADVNLAWPTAQIAVMGASGAVGFVYRKQLLEAAKNGEDVDALRLKLQQEYEDTLVNPYVAAERGYLDAVIPPSHTRGQIVSALRLLERKQVTLPPKKHGNIPL